The region TTTATTAGATGAAGAAAGTTACTCAATTACAGGTCAGGTTATCCATGTTGATAATGGAACCATCTGACATATTTTAAAACCTCCAGGAGTTGGTAGAATGCTTTTGTCAGAAATTAAAGGCATAAATTTCTTAAAAGATGGTCATTTCGAGAATTTTGGGAAGTTAGGGAGAATATACCTGAATAACACGATATCTTTCATAAACTCGGAAGAATACTTGAAGCACATTAATGAAAAAATCACATGTATAGTCTGTACTGAAGAACTTATTAAATATTTTGTCGACAAAGACATTGGCATTGTGGTTTCGAAGAAACCAAAAAACACGTTTTACGAAATTTACTACCAACTTTATTTAAATGGATATTTTAAGTATGCAGAAAACAAAATATCGGACAAAGCATATATCTCACCAAGAGCTGTTATTGCAAAATCTGGTGTTATTATAGGCGACGACTGTGTAGTTGAGGACAATGTTGTTATTCGAGAAGGATCTATTTTGGAAGAAAGTGTAATAGTTAGAAATAACTCTATCATTGGTTGCGAAGGATTTGAAGTTGCTAATATTTTTGGAGTCAATAAAATTGTCCCACATACAGGATATTGTGTATTGAGAAAGAATGTTGAAATATTACACAATGTTTGTATTTGTAAAGGTCTTTTTAAAGGATATGACACAATAATAGGTGAGAATGTGAAAATTGATAATTTTACTCAAATAGCACATGCTGTGAAAATCGGGAAAAACTCAGAGATCGCTGGTGGAACAGTTATTTCAGGAAATACAGAAATAGGAGAAAATGCTTGGATTGGTCCCAATGCAACCATTTCGAACGGTTTAAAAATTGGTAATAGTGTGCATATTTCCATTGGAGCTGTTGTCGTTAATAATCTGGATGATAAAAGAAAAAGTGTCCGGCAATTTTGCTTACGAACACCGTAATTTTTTGAAGGATTTTATTGCCAAAAAAATACGATAAACTTTGTATCTGACTCTAAACATTGATTCTTTGAAAGCTCGAATGCAATTTTTCAAAACAGTAAAGTTTAATATCATCTCAGAAACTGATGTGTTCAAAATTTAATACACCATGGTCCAAATAAAAAACCATTGGGTAGAAATATCTTCCAGCCAGTTTTCCATTTTGATCATACACTCTTGCTTCGTCGCCAGAATTGTTCCAGATATGTATTTTTGTCCAGATGAATGTCCCGGCTGCTTTTGGCCCGGATGAAATCACTACAGATTCGCGAGGTTTGAGCACAAAATCTGGGAAAATGAATGATTGCCCTCCATAACTTTCTATTTTCCAGCCTTTCAGATTTAGCTCTGTACCACCGAGATTTATTACAAATACCTTTTCGGCTTGACCTTTGTACTCTACATAAACCCCAACAGAAACAGGTGTAGTGCTAAAACCAGATTTGAGATTTTGTAGAACCATGTTTTCATCGATCTTTCCCCACAGGCCAAGACTGTTTTCTCTTGCATAGCGTTCTGCTTGCAATAAAAAATCGCGCATTGGTTCATCTACTCTGTAAGATGTCAAAGCGCGCCCATAACCATTGAGTAATAAAACCAAACTGTGAGAAACAAGGACAGGCTCGTTCGAGCTATCAAAAGCATAGTACCAAACATGTGCGAGCAAACGCTGATATCTATCTAATAAATCAGGATACTGAAACGTTAGAAAAACCCTACCGTCTTTCTCAAGGAGTATCTTTGTGAAAAGTGATGCTGCTCGCGCAAAATATTCCACCTCTTTTTGTGGATGAACACTTTCTGGAGTATCCAGGCCAATAATTCGCAGTGTTTTTACTTTTTCATTCAATCTAACCTCGACAGTGTCCCCATCGATGTGCCTGTTGATCAGGGCTGTTTGCGAGCTTTGCAAAGAAATTGCAAATTCTTTTGCATACAGAAATGTGACACCATTTCTGTGCAATTCAATGACATTCAATGCAAAACAAAGCGAGGAGACCACAAAAATCATTGCAAACGCTATATGTATTTTCACTTGTACCGCCTTTCTGAAAATACACTTTTTTGCTATACTTTCAAATCAAACCTGTCCAGAGTCATAACTTTATCCCAAGTTTTAATAAAGTCAGATACAAACTTTTCCTTTTCATCATCACTCGCATAGACTTCCGCGACAGCTCGCAGTTCATCGTGATGGGCAAAGATAAGATCTACTCTTGTTGCTTTGAACTCCGGCTCTTTTGTTTTTCTATTAAATCCCTCAAACAAATAACGATGTTCATCTATCTGTTTCCACTCAATATTCATATCCAGCAGATTTACAAAAAAGTCATTTGTCAGAGTGCCTACAGTATGTGTTAAAACTCCATAATTTTTATAACTGTAAACAGCTCCAAGTACTCTCAATCCTCCAACGATTACAGCCAGTTCTGGCACTGTTAGTTTTAATAACTGGGCTTTGTCTATTAGAAAATATTCTGGAGTTGTGCTAATATCTGATTCATCTATTTTGTATGGATCTTTGAAGTAATTCCTGAAACCGTCTGCAAAAGGTTCTATTTCTCTATAAAATTCTTCCTCAACCTGATCTTGAAGGGCATCTACTCTTCCAGGAATGAATGGAACTCTGACATCAAACCCAGCCTTTTTAGCAGCAAATTCTATAGCAGCACAGCCTCCGAGAACTATCAAATCGGCTATGGAAACCTTCTTGTTGTTTTTTTGCTCTTCATTGAATTTTTTCTGGATTTTTTCATAAACCTTTATGATCTTTATCAGATCATATGGATGATTTACCTCCCATAGATTCATGGGACGCAACCTTATCCGTGCTCCGTTAGCTCCACCTCTTCTGTCAGAATCTCTGTAAGTTGAAGCTGAAGACCAGGCGGTATAGACCAGTTGAGAAATATTTATACCAGAATTGAGGATCTGCTTTTTCAGATATTCAATATCTTCTTCATCGATCAGTTCATAATCTCTTTTGGGTAAAGGGTCCTGCCAGATGAATTCTTCTTTTGGAACATAAGGACCGATATAGCACGATTTTGGTCCCATATCTCTGTGAGTAAGTTTGAACCACGCTCGGGCAAAGGCTTTTTCAAATTCTTCGGGATTTTCAAGAAACTTCTTTGCAATTTTTGAATAAACCGGATCAAATTTCAAAGCCAGATCAGCTGTGAGCATTCGGGGTTTGTGCCTTCTGTTTGGATCGAAAGGATCAGGAACCATTTCCGGGGCATTTTTAGCTACCCACTGGTTTTTCCCATCTGGGCTTTTTTCGAGTTCCCATTCGAACTCCAAAAGAAACTTCAAATACTGTATACCAAATTTCGTTGGCTTTGAAGACCATATGACTTCAAATCCCGATGTATATGTATCAGAAGCCTTACCGGTTTTGTATGTGTATTTCCATCCCAACCCCATTTGTTCTATGGGCGAAGAGCTTGGGTCTGGACCGAGGTCTTTGCTGGGCCCGGCTCCATGGCATTTTCCAAAAGAATGCCCACCAGCAATCAAAGCCACTGTTTCTTCATCATTCATACCCATTCTGCTAAAGGCAAGTCTTATTTCTTTGGCAGATCCAGCTGGGTCGGGATTTCCCATGGGGCCTTCAGGATTGACATAGATCAACCCCATTTCAGTTGCAGCAAAAGGTTTCTCCAGTTCTCCTTCTTTAAAACGCTCTTTTCCACTCAACATTTCCTGCTCGGCTCCCCAATCCGGGCTTTCGTCGGCTTCAAAAACATCCTCTCTGCCAAGAGAAAATCCCAGAATTTTTACACCCATATCCTGCAGGGCAACAGTCCCGGCAAGAATAATCAAATCTGCCCAAGAGAGCTTTTTCCCGTATTTTTTCTTGATAGGCCAGAGTAACCTGATAGCCTTATCGAGGTTTATATTGTCCGGCCAGTTTATCCTTGCTGGAAACCGAATACTGCCGTTTTTAGCACCACCTCTGCCGTCGTGAATTCTGTAGCTCCCGGCACTATGCCACGAAAGTCGAATAAAAAGAGGACCATAATGTCCAAAATCAGCGGGCCACCAGTCTTGAGAAGTCTTCATAAGTTTTTTCAAATCTTCTATAACAGCATCAACATCGAGAGTTTTAACCTCTTTGAGATAATCATAATCTGATCCGTATGGATTTGAATCTGAACAGTTTTGCCTTAAAATTTTCAGGTTTAGTCTGTTTGGCCACCAATCTGTGATCCACCTTTTTCTTGATTTTCGCTCTTTGCTTTTCACAATATCCCCCCTCTTTTTCGTTCTGCTACTATATAATATCTAATGCTACCATACAATTTAAAATTGATAAAAACACCTGTCAATATGAATACCAGCAGGTGTTTTCGAATCAAATAGTCTTGTGTGTGTTCACAAAATTCTTGCAGGTACTTATGTTGTCAATTGATTTTCCACTATTTTTCTGTATGTGGAGGATTTTTCCATGAGTTCATCATGTGTTCCTTCAGCTTCTACCTTTCCATCGTTCAGTACGATGATTCTGCCAGCCTTCTTTATAGTAGAAAGCCTGTGGGAGATAATAACAACAGTATCGATCTCTTTCAAAATCCTTTCAAGTATCCTTTCTTCTGTTTCACTATCTATGCCAGAGGTAATTTCATCCAAGATTAGTATCTGTGGTTTTCTAATTAAAGCCCTTGCAAGAATGATTCTCTGTCTCTGACCATCTGAGAGTCTTGTCCCTCTTTCACCAACAACTGTGTCTATTCCATTTTCCAGTTTCTCAACAAAGTCGCATTCGCACATTCTAAGAACTCTTTCTATTTCTTCTTTTGAAAAGTCTTCGAAAAGTGTCACGTTGTTTTTGATCGTTGTATCAAAAAGTATATCGTTTGAGCGAACAAGAACGATGTTTCTTCTGAGTGAAAGAAGAGAGTATTGCTCAATGGGAACACCGTTTATGAGAATTTCACCCTTTGCGGGAGACAGTAGTCTGCTGAAGAGAGAAACCAGTGTACTCTTTCCTGCACCAGATCTTGCCACTATGGCTATCTTGTCTCCGGAGTTTATCTCGAGGTTCAAACCAGCGAGAACAGGTATTTCATCGTATTTAAAATGCACGTTTTTCAACAGCAGTTTTTCGAACTTTTCAAGATTTATGCCGCCTGCTCTTTCAAAAGGTAGGGAAAACACTCTTGCAAAATTTTCCCAGTTTGGAAGTGTCGAGAAAAACATCGTCAAGCCTGTGAGTGCCATTCTGACAATATCGTACATCCAGTTCATGTAGGACTCAAAAGCCAGAAGCGTTCCGACACTTATCTCACCTTTCCAGAGAAGGTAAACACCGAAGGCAAGGACAATGGTACCTCCAACCCATCTGTTCATGTCGATGTTTCTGTTTGACAGTTCGTTTACTGTACTGTGGGTAATGCTCGCCCTGCTCCACTCTCTAGCACTTGAATCGAGGAAATCTCTGAGAAAAAAGAAGCCAGAAAACTGTTTGAGAACCGGTATTCCTTCCATCACTTCTCTGGATCTTTTCAAAAATCTCTGGTAGGCTTCCT is a window of Pseudothermotoga elfii DSM 9442 = NBRC 107921 DNA encoding:
- a CDS encoding DapH/DapD/GlmU-related protein, producing the protein MLLSEIKGINFLKDGHFENFGKLGRIYLNNTISFINSEEYLKHINEKITCIVCTEELIKYFVDKDIGIVVSKKPKNTFYEIYYQLYLNGYFKYAENKISDKAYISPRAVIAKSGVIIGDDCVVEDNVVIREGSILEESVIVRNNSIIGCEGFEVANIFGVNKIVPHTGYCVLRKNVEILHNVCICKGLFKGYDTIIGENVKIDNFTQIAHAVKIGKNSEIAGGTVISGNTEIGENAWIGPNATISNGLKIGNSVHISIGAVVVNNLDDKRKSVRQFCLRTP
- a CDS encoding ABC transporter ATP-binding protein produces the protein MKFFSAGKVRDNIKKFERKYKKHYPIFLLLESLFLTTNVLTPLLIKKTIDSAFYRGSVEEVILFSMFYFVVLVFQTFIMYRLNYSVVKYLLNASRVKESKGAYAKILTLPLSFLSSKNTGDYLSVFMSDIPKVSSGIYLARLQFFFNLGFFLVVLSLLFILNVKLTLVVLVSIALFFVSTSILRRLVIKTSQKDQEAYQRFLKRSREVMEGIPVLKQFSGFFFLRDFLDSSAREWSRASITHSTVNELSNRNIDMNRWVGGTIVLAFGVYLLWKGEISVGTLLAFESYMNWMYDIVRMALTGLTMFFSTLPNWENFARVFSLPFERAGGINLEKFEKLLLKNVHFKYDEIPVLAGLNLEINSGDKIAIVARSGAGKSTLVSLFSRLLSPAKGEILINGVPIEQYSLLSLRRNIVLVRSNDILFDTTIKNNVTLFEDFSKEEIERVLRMCECDFVEKLENGIDTVVGERGTRLSDGQRQRIILARALIRKPQILILDEITSGIDSETEERILERILKEIDTVVIISHRLSTIKKAGRIIVLNDGKVEAEGTHDELMEKSSTYRKIVENQLTT
- a CDS encoding thermonuclease family protein — protein: MKIHIAFAMIFVVSSLCFALNVIELHRNGVTFLYAKEFAISLQSSQTALINRHIDGDTVEVRLNEKVKTLRIIGLDTPESVHPQKEVEYFARAASLFTKILLEKDGRVFLTFQYPDLLDRYQRLLAHVWYYAFDSSNEPVLVSHSLVLLLNGYGRALTSYRVDEPMRDFLLQAERYARENSLGLWGKIDENMVLQNLKSGFSTTPVSVGVYVEYKGQAEKVFVINLGGTELNLKGWKIESYGGQSFIFPDFVLKPRESVVISSGPKAAGTFIWTKIHIWNNSGDEARVYDQNGKLAGRYFYPMVFYLDHGVLNFEHISF
- the katG gene encoding catalase/peroxidase HPI, with product MKSKERKSRKRWITDWWPNRLNLKILRQNCSDSNPYGSDYDYLKEVKTLDVDAVIEDLKKLMKTSQDWWPADFGHYGPLFIRLSWHSAGSYRIHDGRGGAKNGSIRFPARINWPDNINLDKAIRLLWPIKKKYGKKLSWADLIILAGTVALQDMGVKILGFSLGREDVFEADESPDWGAEQEMLSGKERFKEGELEKPFAATEMGLIYVNPEGPMGNPDPAGSAKEIRLAFSRMGMNDEETVALIAGGHSFGKCHGAGPSKDLGPDPSSSPIEQMGLGWKYTYKTGKASDTYTSGFEVIWSSKPTKFGIQYLKFLLEFEWELEKSPDGKNQWVAKNAPEMVPDPFDPNRRHKPRMLTADLALKFDPVYSKIAKKFLENPEEFEKAFARAWFKLTHRDMGPKSCYIGPYVPKEEFIWQDPLPKRDYELIDEEDIEYLKKQILNSGINISQLVYTAWSSASTYRDSDRRGGANGARIRLRPMNLWEVNHPYDLIKIIKVYEKIQKKFNEEQKNNKKVSIADLIVLGGCAAIEFAAKKAGFDVRVPFIPGRVDALQDQVEEEFYREIEPFADGFRNYFKDPYKIDESDISTTPEYFLIDKAQLLKLTVPELAVIVGGLRVLGAVYSYKNYGVLTHTVGTLTNDFFVNLLDMNIEWKQIDEHRYLFEGFNRKTKEPEFKATRVDLIFAHHDELRAVAEVYASDDEKEKFVSDFIKTWDKVMTLDRFDLKV